GGAATGGGGTCCTGTCGTCCGTGAATGACGAGTGTGGGGCAGTGCACGGCACGGAGTTCGTCCCTGATATCATATTCACCAAGACTCGTCCATACCGACTGCTGCACCTTGCCTGTCACACGAAAGGGAGTGAGGTCACGTGCCCGGTACGGATCGGCGAAATAGCCGGCCACGCTCAACTCGAAGCTGCGCTGCCGGTACACATCCGGATCCGATTCGCGAAGACCCGAGGCCTGGAGGGTGGTGCGCAATCCCTGAATGACTTCACCGCGCCCACGCGCGGCGAGGGTCTGCTCGAACTCATCGCGCCACGCGCGGGTGACGGGTGCCGGTGAGATGAGCACGAGGCGAGCCGGCGCCACCATCGACGCGTCGCGCACGGCGCGTGTGGCGTACAGCATGGCCAGCAGCGCGCCCCAGGAATAGCCGATGATGGTGGGCGGAAAGAGCGCGAACTCCGTGACGATCGTGGCCAGATCGCTGACCTGCGTCTCCCAGGTGATGGGCGCGGGATCGTCGGTTCGACTCTGTCCACCACCACGCTGATCGTAGGTGATGAGCCGGTACGTATCGCTCAGCGTCAGCATCTGCGGGTACAGATAGTCGTGATGCGCACCGGGGCCGCCGTGCAACAGCAGCACGGGCGGGGCGCCGGGCGGACCATCCGCACGGAAGTAGAGGGGCAGGGGCGTGGTGCGCGTGAAGCCGCTGGTCATGTGCACGGGCGGAATTCCTCAAGGTGCCCGCAACGCTGCGGGACGGGGCTCAGAAAAAACTAGCACAATTGGCGGAGGCCCTTGCCAACGACTCGCTGCCAGAGGCTCTCTGCCTCCACGGTGACGCGCTACATTACCGCCATGCCTCCCCTCGGATACCGCCGCAGCACGCCCTCCTCCACGCTGGCCGTGGACAGTGGCATGCATCGCGCCGTGCCCGATGGCCGCGCGGCGCGTGGCACCTTGCGGGCACTCGCCCTGCTGGTCGACCGCATGGCCACTCTGGGGCTGGGGTCGGGACGGGAGCCCGACCCGGAACGCATGGCCAGCGTGCGTGATGCGCTGCGCCAGCTCACGGCGCGCATTCGTGAGGCCGCCATGCTCTGCCGAGTCATGGAGGGTCAGTTCGTGCTGGCCGGTGATCCGGTGGACCGGGGACTCACACGCGACGATCCGCTGCTCGGTACACTGCTGCAGCGCTGTCTCAGGCTGGGTGTGGGCTCCATCACCGTGCGTCAGGGCGCGGCGCCCAGCGAGCTGCTCACGCTGGCGCAACTGCTCACACAATCCCTTGCGTCCTCTGCCGCGTCATCTGCTGCGTCATCCGCGCAGGCGGCGTCTCCCGCCGATGCGCTGCGTGGCAATGCCTTTGCGCAACCTCCGTCGCGCAGTGATACGCCTACCACGCTGAGCAGCATATCGGCCGAGCCCGCCCCCCGCGAATTGCTGCGCTCGTGGAGTGTGCTGGTCACGCCGGCTGATACATCGCAGGGCACTGCCACGGAGCGATCGGCTCCGGTGCCCGAGGCCATGGCTTCGCCCGCTGCCGCGGACGAAACCGGTGAGCACGGGACGTCACCAACGGCCATTGCGCTGTCGCGTCTGGCCGGCGCACACGCCGACGACACGGCCATGCGCGCGGCCGATGCGATTGTTGCGCTGCTCGACGATCTCGAGTTCCGCGGTGAGGCACAGGGCATCGAGGGCATTGCGCGTGCGGTCATGGCCCACGGTCATCAGGTGGGCGCGGGACCGGGACGTTTGGCCACCGAGCGCATTCTGCGTCGCCTGCAGCATCGTCGCACGCTGGAGTTGCTGGCCTC
The window above is part of the Gemmatimonas sp. UBA7669 genome. Proteins encoded here:
- a CDS encoding HEAT repeat domain-containing protein, which produces MPPLGYRRSTPSSTLAVDSGMHRAVPDGRAARGTLRALALLVDRMATLGLGSGREPDPERMASVRDALRQLTARIREAAMLCRVMEGQFVLAGDPVDRGLTRDDPLLGTLLQRCLRLGVGSITVRQGAAPSELLTLAQLLTQSLASSAASSAASSAQAASPADALRGNAFAQPPSRSDTPTTLSSISAEPAPRELLRSWSVLVTPADTSQGTATERSAPVPEAMASPAAADETGEHGTSPTAIALSRLAGAHADDTAMRAADAIVALLDDLEFRGEAQGIEGIARAVMAHGHQVGAGPGRLATERILRRLQHRRTLELLASRVPHSPDRLVLLELLARAGEIAVDVLVRQLMSAEDTQSRRAYFDSIVSLDLGGTMLFDLLRDSRWFVVRNAVALLGEMGVQSADLAMLPLLSHEDDRIRIAVARALIRLGTAKAIAGLHNAIDDRHAEVRRIAAVSYGLSNSVSGGVRPPAARLAAAFEQETDEDAALEMLAALGKLGSSDAIQRLLRIAVPPQNTEAGEKTVPREAWLRIAAIEALFKARGNAVLPAIEMLVNDQDPEVAAAAQRLRG
- a CDS encoding alpha/beta fold hydrolase — translated: MTSGFTRTTPLPLYFRADGPPGAPPVLLLHGGPGAHHDYLYPQMLTLSDTYRLITYDQRGGGQSRTDDPAPITWETQVSDLATIVTEFALFPPTIIGYSWGALLAMLYATRAVRDASMVAPARLVLISPAPVTRAWRDEFEQTLAARGRGEVIQGLRTTLQASGLRESDPDVYRQRSFELSVAGYFADPYRARDLTPFRVTGKVQQSVWTSLGEYDIRDELRAVHCPTLVIHGRQDPIPLESAEAAASCLNAELVVLDDCGHVPYVEQPGQLFTAIRTFLPRP